One Alcaligenes ammonioxydans DNA segment encodes these proteins:
- a CDS encoding YggT family protein, translating to MFSEVALFLIHIVLSLLGTILLLRAWVYALRIHPFNPYSQAMFKVTDWLIMPLRRVIKSGNHWDWTSLFAAWLSALVYLVLSAMVLTGSVSMLSNFPMFLLAAVFTVLRWTLSLIFWVVLLQALLSWIQPQSPSMPLLRSITAPLLDPIRRVLPDLGGLDLSPLVLLLLTQVLNMVITRTAFSLVPI from the coding sequence ATGTTCAGTGAAGTCGCCCTCTTCCTAATCCATATTGTTCTGTCACTGCTGGGCACGATTTTGCTACTGCGTGCCTGGGTTTATGCGCTCAGAATCCACCCCTTCAATCCCTATTCACAAGCCATGTTCAAAGTCACGGACTGGCTGATCATGCCTTTGCGACGGGTGATCAAAAGTGGCAATCATTGGGACTGGACCTCCCTGTTCGCCGCCTGGCTAAGTGCCTTGGTTTACCTTGTTCTTAGCGCCATGGTGCTGACCGGTTCGGTCTCCATGCTCTCCAACTTCCCCATGTTCTTGCTGGCCGCCGTCTTTACCGTGCTGCGCTGGACTTTGAGCCTGATTTTCTGGGTGGTGCTGCTGCAGGCCTTGCTGTCATGGATTCAGCCTCAGTCTCCCAGCATGCCTTTGCTGCGTTCCATTACGGCGCCCTTGCTGGACCCGATCCGCCGCGTCTTGCCCGATCTGGGTGGCCTGGATCTGTCGCCATTAGTGTTGCTGCTGTTGACACAGGTGCTCAATATGGTCATCACACGCACAGCTTTCAGCCTCGTACCTATCTAG
- a CDS encoding methylated-DNA--[protein]-cysteine S-methyltransferase, with amino-acid sequence MLLVARSERGICAISLGDDAAVMLQQLQNQFKAATLIQAEVQLQQELAYLQTLVDEPDQEMNLPLDIQGTAFQQQVWTLLREIPLGQTMSYTDIAVRLGMPNGARAVAQACASNLLAVAIPCHRVLRQSGSLAGYRWGLERKKILLERERRQASQHRQA; translated from the coding sequence ATGTTGCTGGTCGCCAGGAGCGAACGCGGGATTTGCGCAATTTCTTTGGGTGATGACGCCGCAGTCATGCTCCAACAACTGCAGAATCAGTTCAAAGCAGCCACGCTGATTCAAGCAGAGGTGCAGCTCCAGCAAGAACTGGCCTACCTACAAACCTTGGTAGACGAGCCGGATCAGGAAATGAACCTGCCTCTGGACATTCAAGGCACCGCTTTTCAACAACAAGTCTGGACATTGCTGCGCGAGATACCCCTGGGCCAGACCATGAGCTATACCGACATTGCCGTCCGGTTGGGCATGCCAAACGGAGCCCGGGCAGTCGCTCAAGCCTGTGCCAGCAACCTATTGGCCGTTGCCATTCCCTGCCATCGTGTTCTGCGACAAAGCGGGAGTCTGGCAGGATACCGCTGGGGCCTGGAGCGCAAGAAAATCCTGCTTGAGCGTGAGCGCCGCCAGGCCAGCCAGCACAGACAGGCATAA
- a CDS encoding outer membrane lipoprotein, whose translation MYVSFFDRPKVRLLVVASLAAPVFLLAGCANKSASSSVYSYGQAQREQIVRLGTVVSVRAVTIQEDQNSGVGTVGGAALGGVAASSIGGGRGSILASIGGAILGGLVGNAVENRMGKTQGLEITVQLDNGETRVVAQEADVPLSVGQRVRMLSGNGPTRVVPM comes from the coding sequence ATGTACGTTTCTTTTTTCGATCGACCCAAAGTACGTCTGCTGGTAGTGGCGAGCCTGGCGGCGCCCGTGTTCCTGCTGGCCGGTTGTGCCAATAAATCGGCTTCCAGCTCGGTGTACAGCTACGGTCAGGCTCAGCGCGAACAGATCGTGCGTTTAGGTACGGTGGTGTCGGTACGAGCCGTCACCATTCAGGAAGACCAGAACTCGGGCGTGGGTACGGTTGGGGGAGCCGCCTTGGGTGGCGTGGCAGCCAGCAGTATCGGTGGCGGGCGCGGCAGTATTCTGGCCAGTATCGGTGGCGCTATTTTGGGTGGCCTGGTTGGTAATGCCGTAGAGAACCGTATGGGGAAGACCCAGGGTTTGGAGATTACGGTGCAGCTGGACAACGGTGAGACTCGTGTCGTGGCTCAGGAAGCCGATGTACCGTTGTCCGTCGGCCAGCGTGTACGCATGCTCAGCGGTAATGGTCCTACGCGTGTGGTGCCCATGTAA
- a CDS encoding carbohydrate kinase family protein — protein sequence MTERVLVCGSIAFDTIAVFEGYFKDHILPDSIKTLSVSFFVPSLRKEWGGCAGNISYTLNMLGGQPVPVGAVGSDGVDYVQRLQDLGIDTSMVRVMPDMFTPQCFITTDLAASQITSFHPGAMVSSAQIDLSGQEAAWGIVAPDSKDGMFAHARRLHAQGTPFIFDLGQAMPLFAGEDLHEMLELCQVLTANEYEAEVIEQRTSKSMAEIAQGLQAAVVTCGEHGSTLYHQGQTYHIAPVPVENLVDPTGCGDAHRAGLLYGLTKGWSWQEACSLGNLMGSIKIQADGPQNHEFKRSDISAMLKQHYGIERSL from the coding sequence ATGACCGAGCGAGTGCTGGTATGTGGTTCGATCGCGTTCGATACGATCGCGGTTTTCGAGGGGTACTTCAAAGATCACATCTTGCCCGACAGCATCAAGACCCTGAGCGTGTCTTTTTTTGTGCCCAGCCTGCGTAAAGAGTGGGGCGGCTGCGCAGGTAATATTTCCTACACCTTGAATATGCTGGGTGGCCAGCCTGTGCCGGTAGGGGCAGTCGGTAGTGATGGCGTGGACTACGTACAGCGTCTCCAGGATCTGGGGATTGACACCAGCATGGTCCGGGTGATGCCAGACATGTTCACCCCTCAGTGCTTCATCACCACCGACCTGGCCGCCAGCCAGATTACTTCTTTTCATCCCGGCGCGATGGTGAGCTCGGCCCAGATTGACCTGTCGGGCCAGGAAGCGGCCTGGGGTATTGTGGCGCCAGATTCCAAAGATGGCATGTTCGCCCATGCGCGCCGTTTGCATGCGCAGGGCACCCCCTTTATCTTCGACCTGGGTCAGGCCATGCCCTTGTTTGCGGGTGAAGACCTGCATGAAATGCTTGAACTGTGTCAAGTTCTTACGGCTAACGAGTATGAGGCCGAAGTGATTGAGCAGCGCACCTCCAAGAGCATGGCCGAGATCGCACAAGGCTTGCAAGCGGCCGTGGTGACGTGTGGCGAGCATGGCAGCACGCTTTATCATCAAGGCCAGACTTATCACATTGCTCCAGTCCCCGTGGAAAATCTGGTTGATCCCACCGGTTGCGGCGACGCGCATCGCGCCGGCCTGTTATATGGACTTACAAAAGGGTGGAGCTGGCAAGAGGCCTGCAGCTTGGGCAACTTGATGGGCAGTATTAAAATTCAAGCTGATGGTCCGCAAAATCATGAATTTAAACGATCTGATATCTCGGCCATGCTAAAACAGCACTATGGTATCGAACGTAGTCTGTAA
- a CDS encoding zinc-ribbon and DUF3426 domain-containing protein, whose translation MELKTRCPRCGTSFAASVEVLQRRRGYIRCIQCAHIFDGFEEVIDEQAPEPTYVSPPVMEPIEPRLAPEPTVSARREQVQAVDLQAPIPGPRFVEHSRHAPPRDEGSAHESLQVRKFPDSILAQAPVTPADPAVIRARARAGRTPRDDGEAAFFVSADLTPEQERGHHIGQASWTGAEPQFSVGDRASTLRASFPSRQADGTHDSDHVQQDWLIEPNPALQRETRYEGETSLGQRVSALFWTSLCVLGALLFVAQLMYVYRVQIVSQVPLLRPVFERACETLSCQIPYERRLDQIRVQASALHKAPSQPGHSTLGFTLRNDFERPQEWPTLVLDLKDFSGALIARRNITPDQYLAPERREPAFAARSELMVRLPLNTGQLQVNGYQISPFFP comes from the coding sequence ATGGAGCTAAAGACTCGCTGCCCCCGTTGCGGGACCTCATTTGCAGCTAGTGTGGAAGTGCTGCAGCGCCGCCGGGGCTATATACGCTGTATTCAATGTGCGCATATCTTCGATGGCTTTGAAGAAGTCATTGATGAGCAAGCCCCTGAGCCTACCTATGTTTCTCCCCCTGTGATGGAACCGATCGAGCCGCGTCTGGCGCCTGAGCCGACGGTGTCTGCCCGGCGCGAACAGGTGCAGGCGGTCGATTTGCAGGCTCCCATCCCGGGACCGCGCTTTGTTGAGCACTCCCGTCACGCCCCACCCCGCGATGAAGGCAGTGCCCATGAGTCTTTGCAGGTCCGTAAATTTCCGGACTCCATTCTCGCGCAGGCGCCCGTTACACCGGCTGACCCTGCCGTGATTCGTGCTCGTGCCAGAGCAGGGCGTACGCCGCGCGATGACGGGGAAGCAGCATTTTTTGTGTCTGCTGATCTGACCCCTGAGCAAGAGCGTGGGCATCATATCGGTCAGGCTTCCTGGACAGGTGCAGAACCCCAATTCAGTGTTGGTGATCGCGCCAGCACGTTGCGAGCTTCATTTCCCTCCCGCCAGGCTGATGGCACGCATGATAGCGACCATGTGCAGCAGGACTGGCTTATTGAGCCTAACCCTGCCTTGCAGCGTGAGACGCGCTATGAAGGTGAGACCAGCCTGGGTCAGCGTGTGAGCGCTCTGTTCTGGACCAGTTTGTGCGTATTGGGTGCGCTGCTGTTTGTCGCGCAGTTGATGTATGTCTACCGTGTGCAGATTGTGAGCCAGGTGCCCCTGTTGCGTCCCGTGTTCGAGCGTGCCTGTGAGACGTTGTCTTGCCAGATTCCCTATGAGCGCCGCCTGGATCAGATCCGGGTGCAGGCTTCGGCTTTGCATAAGGCGCCCAGCCAGCCAGGTCACTCCACCTTGGGCTTTACGCTGCGTAACGACTTTGAGCGTCCCCAGGAGTGGCCCACGCTGGTTCTTGATTTGAAAGATTTTTCCGGAGCTCTGATCGCACGGCGCAATATCACGCCCGACCAGTATCTGGCTCCCGAGCGACGTGAGCCTGCTTTTGCAGCGCGCAGTGAGCTCATGGTGCGCCTGCCTTTGAACACCGGGCAGCTACAAGTTAATGGCTACCAGATTAGCCCTTTTTTTCCATAA
- the prmA gene encoding 50S ribosomal protein L11 methyltransferase, whose amino-acid sequence MRELLLSCQEHEAERLSDALLEAGALSVSVEDADGDTDQEKPLFGEPGIEPDVLAWDRNWVVALLPEELEPEELLQPLFEAGVLDRDKAQWSLREVPDEDWVRLTQSQFGPIPVGERILIVPSWHKDDEDLPPAQEGDDGLVRIELDPGLAFGTGSHPTTHLCLDWLAHHVQAGQTVLDYGCGSGILAIAARKLGAGHTIGVDIDEQAVIATRYNAQVNQVEVEGLLPDAMPAGQTDLVVANILANPLRMLAPMLANRVKPGGHLILSGIYNWQAEEMIDVYSSYLPLSVWQERDGWVCLAGQRPL is encoded by the coding sequence ATGCGTGAACTCTTACTGAGCTGCCAGGAACACGAAGCTGAACGTTTGTCCGATGCCCTGCTGGAAGCGGGCGCCTTGTCGGTGTCGGTGGAAGATGCTGACGGTGATACCGATCAGGAAAAGCCCTTGTTTGGTGAGCCGGGTATTGAGCCGGATGTGTTGGCCTGGGATCGCAATTGGGTGGTGGCGTTGCTGCCCGAGGAGCTTGAGCCGGAAGAGTTGCTGCAACCGCTGTTTGAGGCGGGTGTGCTTGATCGTGACAAGGCCCAGTGGAGCCTGCGCGAAGTGCCTGACGAGGATTGGGTGCGTTTGACCCAGTCCCAGTTCGGTCCCATTCCCGTGGGCGAGCGTATCCTGATTGTGCCTAGCTGGCACAAGGATGATGAGGATCTGCCTCCTGCTCAGGAAGGTGATGACGGACTGGTGCGGATTGAACTGGACCCCGGTCTGGCCTTTGGCACCGGCAGTCATCCAACCACACATTTGTGTCTGGATTGGCTGGCCCACCATGTGCAGGCAGGTCAGACCGTGTTGGATTATGGTTGTGGCTCCGGCATTTTGGCCATTGCCGCCCGCAAGCTGGGTGCTGGTCATACGATTGGTGTGGATATTGACGAGCAGGCCGTGATTGCCACGCGCTACAATGCGCAAGTCAATCAGGTCGAGGTGGAGGGCTTGCTGCCCGACGCGATGCCCGCCGGGCAAACGGATCTGGTTGTAGCCAATATTTTGGCCAATCCCCTGCGTATGCTGGCACCTATGCTGGCCAACCGCGTCAAACCGGGCGGGCATCTGATTTTGTCCGGTATTTACAATTGGCAGGCTGAGGAAATGATCGATGTCTACTCCTCCTATCTGCCCTTGTCGGTCTGGCAGGAACGGGATGGCTGGGTGTGTTTGGCTGGTCAACGCCCGTTGTAA
- the accC gene encoding acetyl-CoA carboxylase biotin carboxylase subunit, with protein MFEKILIANRGEIALRIQRACREMGIKTVVVYSEADRGAKYVRLADEAVCIGPAQARDSYLSMPAIISAAEVTDAEAIHPGYGFMAENADFADRVEKSGFVFIGPRPENIRTMGDKVMAKKAMIEAGVPVVPGSDGALPDDPAEIVRIAREVGYPVIIKASGGGGGRGMRVVYTEAALLTAVATTKTEAAAAFNNPEVYMEKYLENPRHIEIQVLADGDRNAIWLGERDCSMQRRHQKVIEEAPAPGIPRRLIERIGERCADACRRMRYRGAGTFEFLYENGEFFFIEMNTRIQVEHTITEMITGIDLVQEQIKVAAGEKFVLRQRDIEFVGHSIECRINAEDPFNFVPSPGLITKWHTPGGPGVRIDSHVFTGYTVPPYYDSMIAKLITYGKTREQAIARMDIALSEMVVEGIKTNVELHRELMQDANFKAGGTSIHYLEQKLSQRSK; from the coding sequence ATGTTTGAAAAAATCCTAATCGCCAATCGGGGCGAAATTGCCTTGCGTATCCAGCGCGCCTGCCGCGAGATGGGTATCAAGACAGTCGTCGTTTATTCTGAAGCAGATCGTGGTGCCAAATACGTGCGTCTGGCTGACGAGGCCGTATGCATTGGCCCAGCCCAGGCCCGTGACAGCTACCTGAGCATGCCTGCCATCATCTCGGCGGCGGAAGTCACCGATGCGGAAGCCATTCACCCTGGCTACGGCTTTATGGCTGAGAATGCGGACTTCGCTGATCGTGTCGAAAAGAGCGGTTTTGTCTTTATCGGCCCTCGTCCCGAGAACATTCGCACAATGGGCGATAAGGTCATGGCCAAGAAAGCCATGATCGAGGCCGGTGTGCCCGTGGTTCCCGGCTCGGACGGTGCCTTGCCTGACGATCCGGCAGAAATCGTGCGTATTGCTCGCGAAGTGGGTTATCCCGTCATCATCAAGGCCTCGGGCGGTGGTGGTGGTCGCGGCATGCGCGTGGTCTACACCGAAGCGGCCCTGTTGACAGCTGTTGCTACGACGAAAACTGAAGCAGCGGCGGCGTTCAACAATCCCGAGGTCTACATGGAAAAGTACCTCGAGAATCCACGCCACATCGAAATTCAGGTGTTGGCCGATGGCGACCGCAACGCCATCTGGCTGGGTGAGCGCGATTGCTCCATGCAGCGCCGTCACCAGAAAGTGATTGAAGAGGCGCCCGCACCGGGCATTCCGCGTCGTCTGATCGAACGTATCGGTGAGCGCTGTGCCGACGCTTGTCGCCGTATGCGTTATCGTGGCGCGGGCACGTTTGAATTCCTGTATGAAAACGGTGAGTTCTTCTTTATCGAGATGAACACCCGGATTCAGGTCGAGCACACCATCACGGAAATGATTACCGGTATTGATCTGGTGCAAGAGCAGATCAAGGTGGCTGCAGGCGAGAAATTTGTATTGCGCCAGCGTGACATCGAATTCGTGGGTCACTCGATCGAGTGCCGTATCAATGCAGAAGACCCGTTCAATTTCGTCCCAAGCCCTGGTTTGATTACCAAGTGGCACACGCCCGGTGGCCCTGGCGTGCGTATCGACTCGCACGTCTTTACCGGTTACACCGTGCCTCCCTATTACGACTCCATGATTGCCAAGCTGATTACCTATGGCAAGACACGTGAGCAGGCCATCGCCCGTATGGACATTGCCTTGTCCGAAATGGTGGTGGAAGGGATCAAGACGAACGTGGAACTGCACCGGGAATTGATGCAGGACGCCAACTTCAAGGCAGGTGGCACCAGTATTCATTATCTGGAACAAAAGCTGTCCCAACGTAGCAAATAA
- the accB gene encoding acetyl-CoA carboxylase biotin carboxyl carrier protein, with product MDLRKLKTLIDLVAESGIAELEITEGDDKVRIVKFSQSSAAPVVYAPEAPVAQVVAPAGAPAAPAAPAAPEGHAVKAPMVGTFYRAPSPGAAPFVEVGQTVKEGEPLCIIEAMKLLNEIEADKSGVIKEILVENGGPVEYGQTLFIIG from the coding sequence ATGGATCTTAGAAAACTCAAAACCCTGATCGATCTGGTCGCCGAGTCTGGCATTGCTGAGCTGGAAATCACCGAAGGTGATGACAAGGTTCGCATTGTTAAATTTTCGCAAAGCTCGGCCGCTCCCGTGGTGTACGCCCCTGAGGCTCCTGTAGCCCAGGTGGTGGCGCCCGCCGGTGCTCCTGCCGCCCCGGCTGCTCCCGCAGCTCCCGAAGGCCACGCCGTCAAGGCTCCGATGGTCGGTACCTTCTATCGTGCCCCCAGCCCGGGCGCCGCTCCGTTTGTGGAAGTGGGCCAGACCGTCAAGGAAGGCGAGCCCCTGTGCATTATCGAGGCCATGAAGCTGCTCAACGAGATCGAAGCCGACAAGTCCGGCGTGATCAAGGAAATCCTGGTTGAAAACGGCGGGCCGGTGGAATACGGTCAGACCTTGTTCATCATCGGTTGA
- the aroQ gene encoding type II 3-dehydroquinate dehydratase — translation MAKHVLVLNGPNLNLLGTREPDVYGHQTLEDINSGLRVLADQHGAQCHFFQSNHEGGLVDRIHQARDQGVDFILINAGAYTHTSVAIRDALAGVGIPFIEVHLSNVHRREPFRHHSYLSDTACGVIVGLGAYGYEAALRFALNS, via the coding sequence ATGGCGAAACATGTCCTGGTCCTTAACGGGCCCAACCTCAACCTGCTGGGAACACGAGAACCCGATGTCTACGGACACCAGACTCTCGAAGATATCAACAGTGGTTTACGGGTGCTGGCCGATCAGCATGGCGCGCAGTGTCATTTTTTTCAAAGTAACCACGAAGGCGGGCTCGTTGATCGAATTCATCAAGCTCGTGACCAGGGTGTCGATTTCATCCTGATCAATGCTGGGGCCTATACCCATACCAGCGTGGCGATACGGGATGCGCTAGCCGGTGTCGGTATTCCGTTTATTGAAGTTCATCTGTCCAATGTTCACCGTCGTGAGCCGTTCCGCCACCACTCCTATCTTTCTGACACCGCTTGCGGTGTCATTGTGGGTTTAGGGGCGTACGGCTATGAGGCCGCTTTGCGGTTCGCTTTGAATAGTTAG
- a CDS encoding TlpA family protein disulfide reductase, which translates to MRRRLFLRQSLVCASLLALHPAPWASLLPSDPFLAQSFKDLQGEDRALSAYSGKPLVVNFWATWCAPCVKEMPDLQALHERYPDVHFVGIAVDSLDNVTEFLERVPVSYDILLAGSAGLKQMRSVGNKKGGLPFTVVFGSNGRISERILGQIDPEKLDEVIKAQR; encoded by the coding sequence ATGCGTAGGCGTCTTTTTCTGCGGCAGTCGCTGGTGTGTGCAAGCCTTTTGGCCCTGCATCCTGCCCCATGGGCCAGTTTGCTGCCTTCCGACCCGTTTCTGGCGCAAAGCTTCAAAGATCTTCAGGGCGAGGATCGTGCGCTGTCCGCCTACAGCGGCAAGCCGCTGGTCGTGAATTTCTGGGCAACCTGGTGCGCGCCCTGCGTCAAGGAAATGCCTGACCTGCAAGCCCTGCACGAACGCTATCCCGACGTGCACTTTGTCGGCATCGCGGTGGACTCGCTCGATAACGTCACGGAGTTTCTGGAACGCGTTCCGGTCAGCTACGATATTTTGCTGGCGGGTTCGGCGGGTCTGAAACAGATGCGCAGCGTGGGCAATAAAAAGGGCGGCCTGCCCTTTACGGTCGTGTTTGGCAGCAATGGTCGGATCAGCGAACGGATTTTGGGTCAGATAGATCCCGAAAAGTTGGACGAAGTTATTAAGGCTCAACGCTAA
- the mpl gene encoding UDP-N-acetylmuramate:L-alanyl-gamma-D-glutamyl-meso-diaminopimelate ligase — MHIHILGICGTFMGGLALIARSAGHTVTGCDAGVYPPMSTQLEEQGIALIEGFGAEQTELCPDLYIVGNVVTRGNPLMEAILDQGLPYTSGPQWLGENILHQQHVLAVAGTHGKTSTSSMLAWILEQADLSPNFLIGGVAPGLGVSARFNPGQSLFVIEADEYDTAFFDKRSKFVHYRPRTAVLNNLEYDHADIFPDLHAIQTQFHHLVRTIPSTGLIVRPTHTPSLDETLAHGCWTPVEQFGPEGDWDSKALSPTSFEVSFKGQPQGIVHWTLTGEHNRLNALAAIAAAHHVGVQPERACQALSQFAGIKRRMEVRGVVKDITVYDDFAHHPTAIATTLAGLRSQTGQSSRILAVLEPRSNTMKLGAMAARLPGSLEEADLVFCYGETQGKHALGWDAAKVLAPLGDRATAWNDLDKMVQAIVQASQPGDAIVVMSNGSFGGIHQRLLDQLSR, encoded by the coding sequence ATGCATATACACATACTAGGAATTTGCGGCACATTCATGGGTGGTCTGGCCCTGATTGCCCGTTCGGCTGGCCATACGGTCACAGGTTGCGACGCCGGGGTTTACCCGCCCATGAGCACCCAACTGGAAGAGCAAGGCATTGCACTGATCGAGGGCTTTGGCGCAGAGCAAACCGAACTGTGTCCTGATCTCTATATAGTGGGTAATGTGGTCACCCGCGGCAATCCCCTGATGGAGGCCATTTTGGATCAGGGCCTGCCTTACACGTCCGGTCCGCAATGGCTGGGCGAGAACATCCTGCACCAGCAGCACGTATTGGCCGTGGCAGGCACACACGGCAAGACTTCCACCAGCTCCATGCTGGCTTGGATTCTGGAGCAGGCCGATCTGTCGCCTAATTTCCTGATCGGTGGCGTGGCCCCTGGTCTGGGCGTCTCGGCGCGCTTCAATCCTGGACAATCCTTGTTTGTGATCGAGGCCGACGAGTACGACACCGCATTTTTCGACAAACGCTCCAAGTTTGTTCACTATCGCCCCCGCACAGCCGTTCTGAACAATCTGGAATACGACCATGCCGATATCTTCCCGGATCTGCATGCCATCCAGACCCAGTTTCACCACCTGGTGCGCACCATTCCTTCCACTGGGCTGATTGTCCGTCCCACCCACACCCCCAGCCTGGATGAAACCCTGGCACATGGTTGCTGGACGCCGGTCGAGCAGTTCGGCCCTGAAGGAGACTGGGACAGCAAAGCGCTGAGTCCCACTTCCTTTGAAGTAAGTTTCAAGGGCCAGCCCCAGGGCATCGTCCACTGGACCTTGACAGGCGAGCACAATCGTCTGAACGCTCTGGCCGCTATTGCTGCCGCCCACCATGTGGGCGTACAGCCTGAGCGGGCTTGTCAGGCATTGAGCCAATTTGCCGGTATCAAGCGTCGCATGGAAGTACGGGGTGTCGTCAAAGACATTACGGTCTACGACGATTTTGCTCACCACCCCACAGCCATTGCCACCACCCTCGCCGGCCTGCGCAGTCAAACCGGTCAATCAAGCCGGATTCTGGCGGTGCTCGAACCGCGCTCCAACACCATGAAGCTGGGCGCCATGGCGGCCCGCCTGCCAGGCTCGCTGGAAGAGGCAGATCTGGTATTTTGCTACGGCGAGACCCAAGGCAAGCACGCGCTGGGCTGGGATGCGGCCAAGGTCCTGGCCCCTTTAGGGGATCGTGCCACAGCGTGGAATGATTTGGATAAAATGGTTCAGGCTATTGTTCAAGCCAGCCAGCCCGGCGATGCCATTGTTGTGATGAGTAACGGCAGCTTTGGTGGCATTCATCAGCGCCTGCTGGATCAACTGTCACGCTGA
- a CDS encoding YqiA/YcfP family alpha/beta fold hydrolase, giving the protein MILYLHGFRSSPSSYKAQRLKQALQDRDMLHLWRCPQLPASPAQAIAMCKRIVDTELQAGMSTDQLCVIGSSLGGYYASHLAQHYHSRAVLLNPVVYAGRDLATQVGEHVCYHSPDPFHFLPDYVDELNDIHVPRPSDPQRFYLLAAKGDEVLNWREMADWYKGSQGQILEGGDHGLTDFDPWIDDILRFALQQP; this is encoded by the coding sequence ATGATTCTCTATCTTCACGGCTTTCGTTCCTCGCCTTCGTCCTATAAAGCGCAGCGCCTGAAACAAGCCTTGCAGGACAGAGACATGCTGCACCTGTGGCGCTGCCCGCAATTGCCCGCCAGCCCGGCCCAGGCCATTGCCATGTGTAAACGCATTGTGGATACCGAACTGCAGGCAGGCATGAGCACGGATCAATTATGTGTGATCGGCTCCTCGCTAGGCGGTTACTATGCCAGTCACCTGGCGCAGCACTATCACAGCCGCGCGGTACTGCTCAACCCGGTGGTCTACGCAGGACGGGATCTGGCCACCCAGGTGGGCGAACATGTCTGTTATCACTCGCCCGACCCTTTTCATTTCCTGCCCGACTATGTCGATGAGCTCAACGACATTCATGTCCCACGCCCAAGCGATCCCCAGCGTTTTTATCTGCTGGCCGCCAAAGGCGATGAAGTTCTGAACTGGCGCGAAATGGCGGATTGGTACAAAGGCAGTCAAGGGCAGATTCTGGAAGGCGGCGATCACGGTCTGACCGACTTCGACCCCTGGATCGACGATATTTTGCGCTTTGCCCTGCAACAACCTTAA